AAGAACCGAGTCTTCAGAGCTCGTCCTGTTCGCACTCAGAGAAGGTATCAAGGGAGAACCCGGTCTTCTGGACCGGCATCAGTGAAGGTTGGCAGTTGGTTCCTGTGGACGTTCCATCCGTCCGTCCACCTAGCGGGAGCATCCCATTTCACGACCCTCGCTACGGGTACTATTCAGAGGCCTATTTCAAAGCCACCGGCAGGGACGAGTACGCACCAGCAGAGGCAAAGAAGTTACTTAAAAAAGGGATTATTTGGGCCGAATTATGGGGTCCATAATCTCCACTATGGTAAGCCCATAAAATTAACTTCTTAAAATAAAGGAAAGTCAACAGCTGACGCACCTGGGGTCTATCGATaccctaacgacgtcaacctggtaattttaaatttttctgtctCATAAATGGAGAAGCCAGAatgtaacaataataaaaacattatttaagTTATACTATGATAGTTTTAAacttcataactttttttctgttagttgtacgaaaaaaatacttggttacttttttgtagagaatttcaTTTCCTACAAGACTATTAAGTacttcgattttcgaaaaaaaattttttcaatacttttacttttaaaaaacaaaaaacaaatttttttacatggaatttaaatagaaaaatgaatattagTTGAGCTCTGAGTAGAATTGAGATTTCGAGCTGCTTTTctgggaggatttttttttatacatgaaACCAGCTTTTAAGAccataggaaatttttttttttttttctaaacgcCCTAATGTATGCATCTTAATtcacttaatatattttttaatcagataTTAGAGTCTCGTCCataactataattatttaccaatTGTTCTCAAGTATATggacaataatttaattaatactaaattttctatatgtacGACGTTTCGTCACTTTATATTCAagttcatattattattaatttatgactaTTGGTTAAtgtactgtttatttattgacaattGATGTTTACCACTAAGTATTTGATAAAGtcacaataaaataacgaAATGTCGTCTATTCAGAAAAATCaacattaattaaatcattgtCTACATACCTAAGAACAATTAAcaaatattgattattaatatcttatatttattacagaaaaaattcttatgaCAATACAACAAAATGGTTTGTTCAATGGTATAATTTATGTACTATTACTAAATATGTCAGCTCATATGACTAGACAATTAGGAATGGCGCCGGGTGGCGAATTTCGTCGTGCCTTTTCTGAGGTaatgtcatatataattttaattttacaatctcGGCTGTTTACatttgtaaaaatgaaaaatcgaaaagttaatattgtttttaacttACTAGTTGAAATtacaagttttaaaaaatcagaaaaacaGCCACCTTACGAGGCAACCCTAAATTTAGTTCTTTCTCTTCTACTGcttatcctttttttttttttttttttcattttcttgcATTGTCATCTAATTTTGAGCTATATTCGAAATTCCAAGTCTCTAGCTCATCGGGAAGATTGTTTACaatcagttacaaaattccacCCGAACAGACATACATGAAAgcaagttaataaaatatcaattagctattttcaattaaaaaaagttttttaattcagAGTGACCTCTATAAGTTAGATTTTCTCACTAAAGTTCATGGGggctatttattttatattagaGATGGAGGGGGGGGTAAAAATTAGGAAATTGTCATAAGTAATAACAGCGGCTATTCTTAAAAATGACTAATTGCttacataataattaacttttaggCAAGAAAAATACCAAATTGTTTAGTCCAGCTTGGTGATAGGCCCATTAATGTAACGGTAAAACGTGCATTAGCTTCATTATCATGGTGGCAAGCAATATCATTATTTTGGTGTCTATTAAGGTCAAAAGATCCAATAAGCAAAGAAGACGTCGAACGTTGTAAGCGTCGTGATCTGTTAGAAAGATTGTTAGCAGAAATGACTGCTGAATATCCAACTCTCGGAGAAGTATTTGTTAATGAACGAGATAAATTTCTGGCTCATTCACTCCAGCTATCTGTTAGACCTTTCCAATCATCACAGGGTATTAAGAGTACACGTGCCGTTGGAGTAGTTGGCATTGGTCATTTGCCAGGTATAATTAAACACTGGGGCAAGGTACACTCATCTGATATCCTACCACTTATGCagtaagttattattattattataatcatgataaagaaataaatgaatttatgattaatatcaaaaaaatttattttacagaaTACCACCGCAATCTTTATCAAGCAAATTACTTCGGGTTACTATTAAAGCATCTTTAGTAGGTGCAGTTATTTACGTAGGTTACAAATTCATACCAATTCCATCGGTACTATCATTTCATTCATTAAAGTCATCGGTTCAGGGACTTTTTAAGGTCAGTGCTAATAAATAGGAATctacgaaataaatttttttttattcatcaattatttcaaccatttctagtaaataattactatctttattatttataacataataataattaacgtactttattttataaacgaaaaatattttcttgttttttaactatttttctgcTGCTTATCGCCCAAGTATTTAATGGGAATCATCGATATCTGgctgtaataaatataaaaaaaaaaaatcacccataaaaaaaaaataacagggTAATTATTATGGAGACTGGAACTGGGAAAATGGATGAATATGAGCATCCAATGCTCGATGTAATGTATGTAGTTAATAATATTCCGGGTAAAGGAATTGATATTGACGACTTTGAATCAGAATTTACCGTTGGCTGTAAGTGTAAATCAATATGCACAGAAAATTGTTATTGTATGAAAGAAACAGTCAATTATATAACTAATAAATTCAACGAAGATAAATCGtccaaattaatatttgaatgtaATTCAATGTGCTCgtgtttaattaattgtcaaaATAGATTAATACAACGTGGACCGATAGAttgtttgaaaataataaattctggATCTAAAGGTCTCGGTCTATCTACGTCAAaatgtattgaaaaaaataaatttatatgtgaGTATGCGGGTGAAGTTATTGGTATTGATGAAGCTAAACGTAGAActgaagataataaaataaataagaaaatgaattatattttaattgtttctgAGTATAttggtgataaaaaaataacaacttgTATAGATCCGAAATATTTTGGTAATATTGGACGCTATTGTAATCATAGTTGTTCACCAAATGCTAAATTAATTCCTGTTAGAGTCGATAATTTAATTCCACATTTATGTTTATTTGCTGTCAAAGatattgatattgatgaagaaATAACATTTGATTATTCTGGAGATATTGATAAATCAGTTACAAATATCAGCGAAACACCATGTTTATGTAAATCATATAATTGTACTGGTTTCTTACCCCATCatcagatttaaataattttttttttctttttcaaactattatttaaaatattttattttcgttaacttgttaaaattagattcagtattttaaaatttttaaatgattgaaattaaagaatattaatttattattatgaataatatattaagaatagttattatttaatttaaaaatttatattttaaattttgtcatgaatatttttatgtaaaattgaatttcaggatttaaattaaaaacatcaacgcagaaaattttttatggacttataaataattgaattattggtAATTGTGAgcagtaataatttattaaaagatgAAACATGTTTTTAATGTACAATATTATCTTCACATAcgtttatacatattttatttgttgtaagtttagcaaatataagccattgtaattaataattcattttctaaattaattgAGTGTGAGGCATTGAtgatgtatttaaaaaaaaaaaaataaagtaacaaTTGATCGTAAACACGTATTATATAacgatattattaattaaaaagcattgctaagaaatatttcatttttacttagAATGAAACTGATTAaagtatcaataatttttaagattgaagtaatgaaattttaaatattatatcattttaaattaagtaaaatatattttttttaatgctgaTTAAAATTcgtcaattaattaaactaattaaaatttgtttttaataataataaataatatatgtattgaTTATAccattaaatgttttattattgtttaaaataaaatttattccatgtcacaataaaaaaaaaatattaatttaataatatgacTGCGAGTACATCAATGAGTTTTTCAAACATTTTgactgtttttatttttattataagataaattacataaatatcattatagtatacatatatgtatgtataccaaaaataaaataattactactattaataattaatctaaaACTAGATTCGGAACAATTATAAAGATGTTGATTGTTCATTTGTCGACTCATCACTTTGATAACGGAAACGATAGTAGCCAACTTTCATGCGATCccaaatattttcaagtgaatCCATAGCTGGTCTTACATCAAGTAatgcaaatttatattttgcatCAATAGAACCACCGTCGTAATAGTCAATAACATATCGTACATCTTTTCCACATCTATCAACGATCCAGTCGTGACGATCAAAGGGCAATTcatatctgaaattttttaattattattatttagatttttagaaatataaattaaggaaatgacattttttaaaatctatttaaaatactaaggaagattttaataaatgtaaagTTTATAGAATTGATccggtaaaatattatttaaatttgaaaaatatataattttaattagtgttcagttaattttttttatcgaattaTTAGAGAAGCTAAatactaatatattttaaatggtaatTAATTGAACGAAATTAATTAAGTCGTAACAAACTAATATGGTTCTAATTTCTCAGACAATAGGTGGGTgttattactaaatatatgggtattattattattattattattatagatatttatGAAGGTGTTATACAATGCGggtgttattattaaatatataaaaatatatacagggTAGAAACAGCAGCTGTGGACActtgaaggaaattgataactttaatctatttttaaaaatagtaaaaaatgataacatgCAATAAactattgattaataaaaccaTAGATGCATAAATAATGTGATTATTACATAAACATAAGtattagttattttaattatttaaaaaatacttaaaatcaATAGATAGTAGATTACACatctagggaagtaaagtaagaaatgtctcagatcacatgtaattgttggccgaggcgaagccgaggtcaccaaatatgtgatctgaggctttcttatttacttcccgaggagtatatactatttttctcctcgacggaggcggaaagcggcaacttcgttttgcacagcgggacgaaagttgacgcttacCGCCCGGAGGcgagaaatagtatattacacactgagggaagtaaagtaagaaatgtctcagatcacatgtaattgttggccgaggcgaagccgaggtcaacaaacatgtgatctgaggctttcttatttacttcccgaggagtgtatgctatttttctcctcgacggaggcggaaagcggcaacttcgttttgcacagcgggacgaaagttgacgctttccgcccgtcgaggagaaaaatatttagttataCTAGTTTTAGACACCCTCAAAAAGTGGCCCTCATAATCTACAagacataaaatattatcatatttaaaaaatgtataaaaacttATCAGATAAATATTAGTttctttattttgttaatatgTTGGAAGTTAATGTCAAGTGTTTACTTCAGGTGTAGTGTCCAGAACCGGTAATTCTACTCTGATAATTAGTAGCTagataataagaataaaaaaaagataattacCCTAATAATTGACGAATTTTTGCTCGAGGAGAATAATCTTTAGCTTTACCACCAAAACTTTTCAACTTCGGTGTACCACATTCTTTCGCATGTAATGCTTCCCATTTAAGTACTTCTTGCCAAGCTTGTTCATTATTagcattatgaattttaataatatcctCCATGTCTTTGGGTTTAACATCTTCATCCCTCCAACGCCAGCCTTTTCTCAGCATAGCATTCCAAAACATTTGCTGAGATGGATACACCCAAAACTCACCTTCGCCCGTAGATTTAGGTATCGATGATACCTGTCTCTCTGTTGGCAATGGGAATGGCTGATCCGGAGCTGGGTTTTGATTTGCTGGAGGCATCTAAGCAAAAatgattgataattaaatgtataatttttaaatttcattattaagcaaataataaaagtcaattaattaataccaTATTCATAGGATTTA
This genomic interval from Microplitis mediator isolate UGA2020A chromosome 2, iyMicMedi2.1, whole genome shotgun sequence contains the following:
- the LOC130663540 gene encoding holocytochrome c-type synthase, with protein sequence MGNTLTIASVLAKDITPVPHGEINEKPKYNHHVHKSFEGTPPPECPMHQSGDKKPQIITSECPIDHMDSSQINPMNMMPPANQNPAPDQPFPLPTERQVSSIPKSTGEGEFWVYPSQQMFWNAMLRKGWRWRDEDVKPKDMEDIIKIHNANNEQAWQEVLKWEALHAKECGTPKLKSFGGKAKDYSPRAKIRQLLGYELPFDRHDWIVDRCGKDVRYVIDYYDGGSIDAKYKFALLDVRPAMDSLENIWDRMKVGYYRFRYQSDESTNEQSTSL
- the LOC130663539 gene encoding traB domain-containing protein isoform X3, with the translated sequence MERIVAKKFFIGSQGVQQMHLSVIKPQPDSNNSSIINAESTTNNSIENNDNKRFHLNDKDTVINIDENTNGTESDTEDSSYTNLNVRNCRLFGHNLDYDATIDDRLPETVSLLTTPDGGKVYLVGTAHFSEESQNDVSMIIQAVQPHIVMVELCDARVHILQLDEQTVLREAENLNMQKILMTIQQNGLFNGIIYVLLLNMSAHMTRQLGMAPGGEFRRAFSEARKIPNCLVQLGDRPINVTVKRALASLSWWQAISLFWCLLRSKDPISKEDVERCKRRDLLERLLAEMTAEYPTLGEVFVNERDKFLAHSLQLSVRPFQSSQGIKSTRAVGVVGIGHLPGIIKHWGKVHSSDILPLMQIPPQSLSSKLLRVTIKASLVGAVIYVGYKFIPIPSVLSFHSLKSSVQGLFKDLN
- the LOC130663539 gene encoding traB domain-containing protein isoform X4; translated protein: MPAFSRNRRKVIKVKENTNGTESDTEDSSYTNLNVRNCRLFGHNLDYDATIDDRLPETVSLLTTPDGGKVYLVGTAHFSEESQNDVSMIIQAVQPHIVMVELCDARVHILQLDEQTVLREAENLNMQKILMTIQQNGLFNGIIYVLLLNMSAHMTRQLGMAPGGEFRRAFSEARKIPNCLVQLGDRPINVTVKRALASLSWWQAISLFWCLLRSKDPISKEDVERCKRRDLLERLLAEMTAEYPTLGEVFVNERDKFLAHSLQLSVRPFQSSQGIKSTRAVGVVGIGHLPGIIKHWGKVHSSDILPLMQIPPQSLSSKLLRVTIKASLVGAVIYVGYKFIPIPSVLSFHSLKSSVQGLFKYLMGIIDIWL
- the LOC130663539 gene encoding traB domain-containing protein isoform X1 gives rise to the protein MERIVAKKFFIGSQGVQQMHLSVIKPQPDSNNSSIINAESTTNNSIENNDNKRFHLNDKDTVINIDENTNGTESDTEDSSYTNLNVRNCRLFGHNLDYDATIDDRLPETVSLLTTPDGGKVYLVGTAHFSEESQNDVSMIIQAVQPHIVMVELCDARVHILQLDEQTVLREAENLNMQKILMTIQQNGLFNGIIYVLLLNMSAHMTRQLGMAPGGEFRRAFSEARKIPNCLVQLGDRPINVTVKRALASLSWWQAISLFWCLLRSKDPISKEDVERCKRRDLLERLLAEMTAEYPTLGEVFVNERDKFLAHSLQLSVRPFQSSQGIKSTRAVGVVGIGHLPGIIKHWGKVHSSDILPLMQIPPQSLSSKLLRVTIKASLVGAVIYVGYKFIPIPSVLSFHSLKSSVQGLFKYLMGIIDIWL
- the LOC130663539 gene encoding traB domain-containing protein isoform X2, yielding MERIVAKKFFIGSQGVQQMHLSVIKPQPDSNNSSIINAESTTNNSIENNDNKRFHLNDKDTVINIDENTNGTESDTEDSSYTNLNVRNCRLFGHNLDYDATIDDRLPETVSLLTTPDGGKVYLVGTAHFSEESQNDVSMIIQAVQPHIVMVELCDARVHILQLDEQTVLREAENLNMQKILMTIQQNGLFNGIIYVLLLNMSAHMTRQLGMAPGGEFRRAFSEARKIPNCLVQLGDRPINVTVKRALASLSWWQAISLFWCLLRSKDPISKEDVERCKRRDLLERLLAEMTAEYPTLGEVFVNERDKFLAHSLQLSVRPFQSSQGIKSTRAVGVVGIGHLPGIIKHWGKVHSSDILPLMQIPPQSLSSKLLRVTIKASLVGAVIYVGYKFIPIPSVLSFHSLKSSVQGLFKVSANK